Proteins from a genomic interval of Streptomyces sp. NBC_01445:
- the obgE gene encoding GTPase ObgE has product MTTFVDRVELHVAAGSGGHGCASVHREKFKPLGGPDGGNGGRGGDVILVVDQSVTTLLDYHHSPHRKATNGKPGEGGNRSGKDGQDLVLPVPDGTVILDKAGNVLADLVGQGTTYVAAQGGRGGLGNAALASARRKAPGFALLGVAGDLQDIVLELKTVADIALVGYPSAGKSSLISVLSAAKPKIADYPFTTLVPNLGVVTAGSTVYTIADVPGLIPGASQGKGLGLEFLRHVERCSVLVHVLDTATLESDRDPVSDLDIIEAELKQYGGLDNRPRLVVLNKVDVPDGQDLADLVRPDLEARGYRVYEVSAVAHKGLKELSFALAEMVASARAAKPKEEATRIVIRPKAVDDSGFTVAQEEDGLFRVRGEKPERWVRQTDFNNDEAVGYLADRLNRLGVEDSLMKAGAVAGDGVAIGPEDNAVVFDWEPTVMAGAEMLGRRGEDHRMEEPRPAAQRRRDKQAERDDAEQEYDEFKPF; this is encoded by the coding sequence CCGTTCACCGTGAGAAGTTCAAGCCGCTCGGCGGCCCGGACGGCGGCAACGGCGGCCGTGGCGGTGACGTCATCCTGGTCGTCGACCAGTCGGTGACGACGCTCCTCGACTACCACCACTCCCCCCACCGCAAGGCCACGAACGGCAAGCCCGGCGAGGGCGGCAACCGCTCCGGCAAGGACGGCCAGGACCTCGTCCTGCCCGTGCCGGACGGCACCGTCATCCTCGACAAGGCGGGCAACGTGCTGGCCGACCTCGTCGGCCAGGGCACGACGTACGTCGCCGCCCAGGGTGGCCGCGGCGGCCTCGGCAACGCGGCGCTGGCCTCGGCCCGCCGCAAGGCGCCCGGCTTCGCGCTCCTCGGTGTGGCCGGCGACCTCCAGGACATCGTCCTCGAGCTCAAGACGGTCGCGGACATCGCGCTCGTCGGCTACCCGAGTGCCGGAAAGTCGTCCCTCATCTCGGTCCTGTCGGCCGCGAAGCCGAAGATCGCCGACTACCCGTTCACGACGCTCGTCCCGAACCTCGGTGTGGTGACGGCCGGCTCGACCGTCTACACCATCGCCGACGTGCCGGGCCTCATCCCGGGCGCCAGCCAGGGCAAGGGCCTCGGCCTGGAGTTCCTGCGCCATGTCGAGCGCTGCTCGGTCCTGGTCCACGTACTCGACACGGCCACCCTCGAGTCGGACCGTGACCCGGTCTCCGACCTCGACATCATCGAGGCGGAGCTCAAGCAGTACGGCGGCCTCGACAACCGTCCGCGCCTCGTCGTCCTCAACAAGGTCGACGTGCCGGACGGCCAGGACCTCGCGGACCTGGTCCGCCCCGACCTGGAGGCCCGCGGCTACCGGGTCTACGAGGTGTCGGCCGTGGCCCACAAGGGCCTCAAGGAGCTGTCCTTCGCCCTCGCCGAGATGGTCGCCTCGGCGCGTGCCGCCAAGCCCAAGGAGGAGGCGACCCGCATTGTCATCCGTCCGAAGGCGGTCGACGACTCGGGCTTCACGGTCGCGCAGGAGGAGGACGGCCTCTTCCGTGTGCGCGGCGAGAAGCCGGAGCGCTGGGTGCGCCAGACCGACTTCAACAACGACGAGGCCGTCGGCTACCTCGCCGACCGCCTCAACCGCCTCGGCGTCGAGGATTCCCTGATGAAGGCCGGCGCGGTCGCGGGCGACGGCGTGGCCATCGGCCCCGAGGACAACGCGGTCGTCTTCGACTGGGAGCCCACGGTCATGGCAGGCGCCGAGATGCTCGGCCGCCGAGGCGAGGACCACCGCATGGAGGAGCCCCGCCCCGCTGCCCAGCGTCGCCGCGACAAGCAGGCGGAGCGGGACGACGCGGAGCAGGAGTACGACGAGTTCAAGCCGTTCTAG
- the proB gene encoding glutamate 5-kinase, which produces MRQGVAEARRIVVKVGSSSLTTAEGGLDADRVDALVDVLAKSRSGGEREIVLVSSGAIAAGLAPLGLRRRPKDLARQQAAASVGQGLLVARYTASFARYGVRVGQVLLTSDDMARRAHHRNASRTLDQLLAMGALPVVNENDTVATDEIRFGDNDRLAALVAHLVHADLLVLLSDVDGLYDGDPAKPGSSRISEVRGPADIAHVKIGSAGKAGVGTGGMVTKVEAAGIAAAAGIPVVLTSAVHAADALAARDTGTYFHRTGRRSADRLLWLQHASTPQGALTLDDGAVKAVVEGRKSLLPAGIAAVEGEFGAGDPVELRDATGRAIARGLVNFDAKEIPQLIGRSTRELARELGPAYEREVVHRDDLVLLHP; this is translated from the coding sequence ATGAGGCAGGGCGTGGCGGAAGCCCGCAGGATCGTGGTCAAGGTCGGATCCTCCTCGCTCACCACCGCCGAGGGCGGCCTCGACGCCGACCGGGTCGACGCCCTCGTCGACGTGCTCGCCAAGTCCCGCAGCGGCGGCGAGAGGGAGATCGTGCTCGTCTCGTCCGGCGCCATCGCCGCCGGGCTCGCCCCGCTCGGCCTGCGCCGCCGCCCCAAGGACCTCGCCCGCCAGCAGGCGGCCGCCAGCGTCGGCCAGGGCCTCCTGGTGGCCCGCTACACCGCCTCCTTCGCGCGCTACGGCGTCCGCGTCGGCCAGGTCCTGCTCACCAGCGACGACATGGCCCGCCGCGCCCACCACCGCAACGCGTCGCGCACCCTCGACCAGCTCCTCGCGATGGGCGCTCTGCCCGTCGTGAACGAGAACGACACCGTGGCGACGGACGAGATCCGCTTCGGCGACAACGACCGGCTCGCCGCTCTCGTCGCCCACCTCGTCCACGCCGACCTCCTCGTCCTCCTCTCGGACGTCGACGGCCTCTACGACGGCGACCCCGCCAAGCCCGGCAGCTCGCGGATCTCCGAGGTCCGCGGCCCCGCCGACATCGCGCACGTCAAGATCGGCAGCGCGGGCAAGGCGGGCGTCGGCACCGGCGGCATGGTCACCAAGGTCGAGGCGGCCGGGATCGCCGCCGCCGCGGGTATCCCCGTCGTCCTCACCAGCGCGGTGCACGCCGCCGACGCGCTCGCCGCCCGCGACACGGGCACGTACTTCCACCGCACGGGCCGGCGCAGCGCCGACCGCCTCCTGTGGCTCCAGCACGCCTCCACCCCGCAGGGCGCGCTCACGCTCGACGACGGGGCGGTGAAGGCCGTCGTCGAGGGTCGCAAGTCGCTCCTTCCCGCAGGCATCGCGGCCGTCGAGGGCGAGTTCGGCGCGGGCGACCCCGTCGAGCTGCGCGACGCCACGGGGCGGGCGATCGCACGCGGCCTGGTGAACTTCGACGCCAAGGAGATCCCGCAGCTCATCGGTCGCTCCACCCGCGAGCTGGCCCGTGAGCTCGGGCCCGCGTACGAGCGTGAGGTCGTCCACCGGGACGATCTGGTGCTGCTGCACCCCTGA
- a CDS encoding glutamate-5-semialdehyde dehydrogenase, with product MTSLSPYDSMTPVTQAAYRARSAAGVIAPLPRAAKDDALAAIADALEVRTAEIVEANAKDIARAREAGTSESVIDRLTLTPERVRAIAADVRDVVALPDPVGTVVRGNTLPNGIDLRQVRVPLGVVGIIYEARPNVTVDAAALCLKSGNAVLLRGSSSAYESNTALVRVLRDAVGGSGLPADAIQLVPGESRDSVNELMRARGLVDVLIPRGGASLIKNVVENSIVPVIETGTGNCHVYVDAHADLDMAVDILINSKAQRPSVCNAAETLLVHQDIADAFVPRALAALAEAGVTVHADERVLAYAEGSKATVVEATPEDWETEYLSYDIAAAVVHSLDAAVEHIRLWSSGHTEAIVTTSQQAARRFTQLVDSTTVAVNASTRFTDGGQFGFGAEIGISTQKLHARGPMGLPELTSTKYIVTGDGHTR from the coding sequence ATGACCTCGCTCTCGCCGTACGACTCGATGACCCCCGTCACCCAGGCCGCCTACCGCGCCCGGTCCGCGGCCGGCGTGATCGCCCCGCTGCCGCGGGCCGCGAAGGACGACGCTCTCGCCGCGATCGCCGACGCCCTCGAAGTGCGCACGGCCGAGATCGTCGAGGCGAACGCCAAGGACATCGCCCGCGCCCGCGAGGCCGGCACCAGCGAGTCGGTCATCGACCGCCTCACGCTCACGCCCGAGCGGGTCCGCGCCATCGCCGCCGACGTGCGCGACGTCGTCGCCCTGCCCGACCCGGTCGGCACGGTCGTCCGCGGCAACACCCTCCCGAACGGCATCGACCTGCGCCAGGTCCGCGTCCCGCTCGGCGTCGTCGGCATCATCTACGAGGCCCGCCCGAACGTGACCGTGGACGCCGCCGCCCTCTGCCTCAAGTCGGGCAACGCCGTTCTCCTGCGCGGAAGTTCGTCCGCGTACGAGTCCAACACCGCCCTCGTGCGGGTGCTGCGCGACGCGGTCGGCGGCTCCGGGCTGCCCGCCGACGCCATCCAGCTCGTGCCCGGGGAGAGCCGCGACTCCGTCAACGAGCTGATGCGGGCGCGCGGCCTGGTCGACGTCCTCATCCCGCGCGGCGGCGCCTCCCTCATCAAGAACGTCGTCGAGAACTCGATCGTCCCCGTCATCGAGACCGGCACCGGCAACTGCCACGTCTACGTCGACGCCCACGCGGACCTCGACATGGCCGTCGACATCCTGATCAACTCCAAGGCGCAGCGCCCCAGCGTCTGCAACGCCGCCGAGACCCTCCTCGTCCACCAGGACATCGCCGACGCCTTCGTGCCCCGCGCCCTTGCGGCCCTCGCCGAGGCCGGCGTCACCGTGCACGCCGACGAGCGCGTTCTCGCGTACGCCGAGGGCTCCAAGGCCACCGTCGTCGAGGCGACCCCCGAGGACTGGGAGACCGAATACCTCTCGTACGACATCGCGGCCGCCGTCGTGCACTCCCTGGACGCTGCCGTGGAGCACATCCGCCTCTGGTCCTCCGGCCACACCGAGGCCATCGTCACCACCTCGCAGCAGGCGGCCCGCCGCTTCACCCAACTGGTCGACTCCACCACGGTCGCCGTGAACGCCTCGACGCGCTTCACCGACGGCGGCCAGTTCGGCTTCGGCGCCGAGATCGGCATCTCCACCCAGAAGCTCCACGCCCGGGGCCCCATGGGCCTTCCGGAGCTCACGAGCACCAAGTACATCGTCACCGGCGACGGCCACACCCGGTAG
- a CDS encoding SCO2584 family spore wall biosynthesis protein codes for MPEDVGGTPFPDGWEPDDDRDRGGADEEFASVVFDEAFVKAAEVHEPTAVERLLAAAQARAEAQEAEARRARTRGSAVDDDLYDDGYGPDPRGGYAHGPEVDDLYDPDVDEDGYPRPGAAKVRWRRPVAWLLALVMGIGMVALAFTAVYRGASSGGRQDRVPPPATTELEKGFPTAPSASAEYFQPPVPATPRTP; via the coding sequence GTGCCGGAGGACGTGGGGGGCACGCCGTTCCCTGACGGCTGGGAGCCCGACGACGACCGCGACCGCGGGGGTGCGGACGAAGAGTTCGCCTCCGTGGTCTTCGACGAGGCCTTCGTGAAAGCCGCCGAGGTCCATGAACCCACCGCGGTCGAGCGGCTGCTCGCCGCGGCGCAGGCGCGCGCCGAGGCCCAGGAAGCCGAGGCACGAAGGGCCCGCACGCGTGGCTCCGCGGTCGACGACGACCTCTACGACGACGGGTACGGCCCCGACCCGCGAGGCGGCTACGCCCACGGCCCGGAGGTGGACGACCTCTACGACCCCGATGTCGACGAGGACGGCTACCCGCGCCCCGGCGCCGCGAAGGTGCGCTGGCGCCGCCCCGTCGCCTGGCTGCTCGCCCTCGTCATGGGCATCGGCATGGTCGCGCTCGCCTTCACCGCCGTCTACCGCGGCGCCTCGTCGGGCGGCCGCCAGGACCGGGTCCCGCCGCCCGCGACGACCGAGCTGGAGAAGGGCTTCCCGACCGCCCCCAGCGCCTCGGCCGAATACTTCCAGCCACCGGTCCCCGCGACCCCGCGGACCCCCTGA
- a CDS encoding SCO2583 family membrane protein, translating into MGEPGDPPEGTPESAPGGGGEDEYRSVVFDESFIRAARLQEFSAQERITDHAPAVRRRPGLRRGFTRQAVILVILIVVAFGTAIYMGVRNPYQSPATARRPEPLRMTVIPLSPQGKVPGAASVSQLYKHSPAAEFRTAAEGINLPPEQRTSHFSESQVYAALTTVKDYLVESSLDPDVLTGKAVRPVRILLDPQQLDQFDRSFDRPAADGRHEATGWLVRFDPKQAELADTGIRVQGTLRATESDANTLEVVSDHTFVYALRPAGAGSDAKASLFTVRRELHFRFDRDDLRMHQAEVLVSYTQAGPLSCSVDSAAHLHPLLAGQAPKEGGPAGTDPYATGGTASLCGALAPGAQPSL; encoded by the coding sequence ATGGGCGAGCCAGGAGACCCACCGGAGGGGACCCCCGAGAGCGCTCCCGGCGGTGGTGGCGAGGACGAGTACCGATCCGTCGTCTTCGACGAGTCGTTCATCCGTGCTGCCCGGCTCCAGGAGTTCTCCGCGCAGGAGCGCATCACCGACCACGCGCCCGCCGTACGCCGGCGCCCCGGACTGCGCCGCGGCTTCACCCGGCAGGCCGTCATCCTCGTCATCCTGATCGTTGTCGCGTTCGGCACCGCGATCTACATGGGCGTGCGCAACCCGTACCAGAGCCCCGCCACCGCCCGCCGGCCCGAACCGCTGCGCATGACCGTCATCCCGCTCTCGCCGCAGGGCAAGGTGCCCGGCGCCGCCTCGGTGTCCCAGCTCTACAAGCACAGCCCCGCCGCCGAGTTCAGGACGGCCGCCGAAGGCATCAACCTGCCCCCGGAGCAGCGCACTTCGCACTTCTCCGAGAGTCAGGTCTACGCCGCCCTGACCACCGTCAAGGACTATCTCGTCGAGTCCTCGCTCGACCCCGACGTGCTCACCGGGAAGGCCGTGCGGCCCGTGCGGATCCTGCTCGACCCGCAGCAGCTCGACCAGTTCGACCGGAGCTTCGACCGGCCCGCCGCCGACGGACGGCACGAGGCCACCGGCTGGCTCGTCCGCTTCGACCCGAAGCAGGCCGAGCTCGCCGACACCGGGATCCGCGTCCAGGGCACCCTGCGCGCCACGGAGTCCGACGCGAACACCCTCGAGGTCGTCTCCGACCACACCTTCGTCTATGCGCTGCGCCCGGCCGGCGCCGGTTCCGACGCGAAGGCGTCCCTGTTCACCGTCCGCCGCGAGCTGCACTTCCGCTTCGACCGTGACGACCTGCGCATGCACCAGGCCGAGGTGCTCGTCAGCTATACGCAGGCCGGGCCGCTGTCCTGCTCCGTCGACTCGGCCGCCCATCTGCACCCGCTGCTCGCGGGGCAGGCACCGAAGGAGGGCGGCCCGGCCGGCACCGACCCGTACGCCACGGGCGGCACCGCCTCGCTGTGCGGTGCTCTCGCGCCGGGCGCCCAGCCTTCGCTCTGA